A section of the Telopea speciosissima isolate NSW1024214 ecotype Mountain lineage chromosome 3, Tspe_v1, whole genome shotgun sequence genome encodes:
- the LOC122657066 gene encoding formate dehydrogenase, mitochondrial-like, with protein sequence MAMNAAASIIKTVAATSVIKTVAASSPISRALHASPGSKKIVGVFYKANEYVKMNPNFVGSVERALGIREWLESQGHEYIVTDDKEGPDCELEKHIPDLHVLISTPFHPAYVTAERIKKAKNLQLLLTAGIGSDHIDLQAAAAAGLTVAEVTGSNVVSVAEDELMRILILVRNFVAGHNQVVNGDWNVAGISYRSYDLEGKTVGTVGAGRIGKLLLQRLKPFNCNLLYHDRLKMDPEMEAETGAKFEEDLDAMLPKCDVVVINTPLTEKTKGMFDKEKIAKLKKGVLIVNNARGAIMDTQAVAEACSSGQIGGYSGDVWYPQPAPKDHPWRYMPNQAMTPHISGTTIDAQLRYAAGTKDMLDRYFKGEDFPAQNYIVKEGKIASQYL encoded by the exons GCATCTCCTGGAAGCAAGAAAATAGTTGGTGTTTTCTACAAGGCTAACGAATATGTCAAGATGAATCCCAACTTTGTGGGCTCTGTGGAGAGAGCTTTGGGCATAAGAGAGTGGCTGGAATCACAAGGCCATGAGTACATTGTCACTGATGACAAAGAAGGGCCCGATTGTG AGCTTGAAAAACATATTCCTGATCTCCATGTTCTAATATCAACTCCTTTCCACCCGGCATATGTTACGGCTGAGAGGATtaagaaagccaaaaatttaCAACTTCTTTTAACTGCTGGAATTGGCTCTGATCATATTGACCTGCAAGCCGCAGCTGCTGCTGGTCTAACTGTTGCTGAAGTCACTGGAAGTAATGTTGTTTCGGTTGCAGAAGATGAGCTTATGAGAATCCTCATCCTCGTACGTAATTTCGTAGCTGGTCACAATCAGGTGGTTAACGGGGATTGGAATGTTGCTGGTATTTCTTATAGATCATATGATCTTGAAGGGAAGACAGTAGGAACAGTTGGTGCCGGACGTATTGGTAAGCTTTTGCTCCAGCGGTTGAAGCCTTTCAACTGTAATCTCCTCTATCATGATCGGCTCAAGATGGACCCAGAAATGGAGGCTGAGACAGGGGCAAAATTTGAGGAGGATCTTGATGCGATGCTTCCAAAGTGTGATGTAGTTGTTATCAACACGCCTTTAACGGAGAAAACAAA AGGGATGTTTGACAAAGAAAAGATTGCAAAGTTGAAGAAGGGAGTTCTCATTGTGAATAATGCTCGTGGGGCAATTATGGATACTCAAGCAGTTGCTGAAGCATGCTCCAGTGGACAAATTGGAG GTTATAGTGGTGATGTGTGGTATCCACAACCAGCTCCCAAGGATCATCCATGGCGATACATGCCAAACCAGGCAATGACACCTCATATTTCTGGCACCACAATCGATGCTCAG TTGCGGTATGCTGCTGGAACTAAGGACATGCTGGATAGGTACTTCAAAGGCGAAGACTTCCCTGCACAAAATTATATTGTCAAGGAGGGTAAAATTGCCAGCCAGTATCTCTGA